A section of the Corynebacterium auris genome encodes:
- the proB gene encoding glutamate 5-kinase, which yields MTQEMTQEKLRSHIATARRVVVKIGTSSLVNPDSSVSREKIDRIVDALEARMSAGSDVIVVSSGAISAGVAPLGLNARPRDLATKQAAAAVGQVHLAQTWGASFARYGRTIGQVLLTQADAGRRERARNAQRTIDRLRQLGTVPIVNENDTVATSEMRFGDNDRLSAIVSTLVGADALVLLSDVDGLYDRPPADPAARFIPEVRSGNDLADIAAGDGGRFGTGGMAAKVSAARLATRGGVPVLLTSAERIGAALDTAQVGTVFHTRPSSRLSAWKFWALYAADAEGVLRLDAGAVSAVTSGGTSLLAVGITEIEGDFHRGDIVEILGPNGEAVGRGEVAYDATELQLMLGKHTAELELSQRRPVVHADYLSNYASRL from the coding sequence ATGACGCAGGAGATGACCCAGGAGAAGCTTCGCTCGCACATCGCCACCGCCCGCCGGGTGGTGGTCAAGATCGGAACGTCCTCCCTGGTCAACCCCGATTCCTCCGTCAGCCGGGAGAAGATCGACCGCATCGTCGACGCCCTTGAGGCGCGCATGAGCGCCGGCAGCGACGTCATCGTCGTCTCCTCCGGCGCGATCTCAGCGGGCGTGGCCCCGCTGGGCCTCAATGCTCGCCCCCGCGACCTGGCCACCAAGCAGGCCGCCGCCGCCGTGGGGCAGGTGCACCTGGCGCAGACGTGGGGCGCCTCCTTCGCCCGCTACGGCCGCACCATCGGCCAGGTGCTGCTCACCCAGGCGGACGCCGGGCGGCGGGAGCGGGCGCGCAACGCGCAGCGCACCATCGACCGCCTGCGCCAGCTGGGCACCGTGCCCATCGTCAACGAAAACGACACGGTGGCCACCTCGGAGATGCGCTTCGGCGACAACGACCGCCTCTCCGCCATCGTCTCCACCCTCGTGGGTGCCGACGCGCTCGTTTTGCTGTCCGACGTCGACGGCCTCTACGACCGCCCCCCGGCCGACCCCGCGGCCCGCTTCATCCCCGAGGTGCGCTCCGGCAACGACCTCGCCGACATCGCCGCCGGCGACGGCGGGCGCTTCGGCACCGGGGGCATGGCCGCGAAGGTCTCCGCCGCGCGCCTGGCCACCCGTGGGGGAGTGCCCGTCCTGCTCACCTCCGCCGAGCGGATCGGTGCGGCGCTCGACACCGCGCAGGTGGGCACCGTCTTTCACACCCGGCCGTCGTCTCGCCTGTCCGCCTGGAAGTTCTGGGCGCTCTACGCGGCCGACGCCGAGGGGGTGCTCCGCCTCGACGCCGGCGCCGTGAGCGCCGTGACCAGCGGCGGGACCTCCCTACTGGCCGTCGGGATCACGGAGATCGAGGGGGACTTCCACCGCGGCGACATCGTGGAGATCCTGGGCCCCAACGGAGAGGCCGTGGGCCGCGGCGAGGTGGCCTACGACGCCACCGAGCTGCAGCTCATGCTGGGCAAGCACACCGCAGAGCTCGAGCTGAGCCAGCGCCGCCCGGTCGTCCACGCGGACTACCTGTCCAACTACGCGTCTAGGCTTTAG
- the obgE gene encoding GTPase ObgE, translating into MAQFVDRAVLHLQAGDGGHGCVSVHREKFKPLGGPDGGNGGHGGDIIFEVSPQVHTLLDFQFRPHLKARRGNNGEGDHRNGARGEDLVLQVPVGTVVRSADGEILADLTVPGTRFIAAEGGYGGLGNAALATAKRKAPGFALKGEPGAAHDLILELKSMADVGLVGFPSAGKSSLISVLSAAKPKIADYPFTTLQPNLGVVNVEHDTFTIADVPGLIPGASQGKGLGLDFLRHIERTAVLAHVVDVATMEPGRDPLSDIDAMEAELDEYAAALDADTGLGDLRERPRIIVLNKMDVPEARELADFLEADIAAKYGWPVHKVSTATREGLNELKWALWEIVRRARRSRPRSEVAAAPQVIRPRAVETSRSGGIEVAADPDLPGGWIVTGEKAERWIRQTDFENDEAVGYLSDRLNRAGVEDQLRKLGADEGDTVTIGEISFDWEPSIGGDPTLAGRGQDARLGGTTRASAAERKRASQARRGLIDEYDFGDGQEADRERWQG; encoded by the coding sequence ATGGCCCAGTTCGTCGACCGCGCCGTCCTGCACCTGCAGGCCGGCGACGGCGGGCACGGCTGCGTGTCCGTGCACCGAGAGAAGTTCAAGCCGTTGGGCGGGCCCGACGGCGGCAACGGCGGGCACGGCGGCGACATCATCTTCGAGGTCTCGCCGCAGGTGCACACGCTGCTCGACTTCCAGTTTCGGCCCCACCTCAAGGCCAGGCGCGGCAACAACGGCGAGGGAGATCACCGCAACGGCGCGCGCGGGGAGGACCTCGTGCTCCAGGTGCCCGTGGGCACCGTAGTGCGCAGCGCCGACGGGGAAATCCTCGCGGACCTCACCGTGCCCGGCACCCGCTTCATCGCCGCGGAGGGCGGCTACGGCGGATTGGGTAACGCCGCCTTGGCCACCGCGAAGCGCAAGGCCCCCGGCTTTGCCTTGAAGGGCGAGCCGGGCGCGGCGCACGACCTTATCTTGGAGCTGAAGTCCATGGCGGACGTCGGCCTCGTCGGCTTCCCCTCGGCGGGCAAATCCTCGCTGATCTCGGTGCTTTCGGCCGCGAAGCCCAAGATCGCCGACTACCCGTTTACCACGCTGCAGCCGAACCTCGGCGTGGTCAACGTGGAGCACGACACCTTCACCATCGCCGACGTGCCCGGCCTGATCCCCGGCGCCAGCCAAGGCAAGGGCCTCGGCCTAGACTTTCTGCGCCACATCGAGCGCACCGCCGTCCTGGCGCACGTGGTGGACGTGGCCACCATGGAGCCCGGCCGCGACCCGCTCAGCGACATCGACGCGATGGAGGCCGAGCTGGACGAGTACGCCGCCGCGCTCGACGCCGACACCGGCCTGGGTGATCTGCGCGAGCGGCCCCGGATCATCGTGCTGAACAAGATGGACGTGCCAGAGGCCCGCGAGCTGGCGGACTTCCTCGAGGCCGACATCGCGGCGAAGTACGGGTGGCCGGTGCACAAGGTCTCCACAGCCACCCGCGAGGGGCTCAACGAGCTGAAGTGGGCGCTGTGGGAGATCGTGCGCCGCGCGCGCCGGTCCCGCCCCCGCTCCGAGGTGGCGGCGGCGCCGCAGGTCATCCGCCCCCGCGCGGTGGAGACCTCCCGCTCCGGCGGCATTGAGGTCGCCGCCGATCCCGATCTGCCGGGCGGGTGGATCGTCACCGGTGAGAAGGCCGAGCGCTGGATTCGCCAAACCGACTTTGAAAACGACGAGGCCGTCGGCTACCTCTCGGACCGGCTGAACAGGGCCGGGGTGGAGGACCAGCTGCGCAAGCTGGGCGCCGACGAGGGCGACACCGTCACCATCGGCGAGATTTCCTTCGACTGGGAGCCCTCGATCGGCGGCGACCCGACGCTCGCCGGGCGCGGCCAGGACGCCCGCCTCGGCGGCACCACCCGCGCGTCCGCCGCAGAGCGCAAGCGCGCCTCGCAGGCACGCCGCGGGCTCATCGACGAGTACGACTTCGGCGACGGCCAGGAGGCGGACCGCGAGCGCTGGCAGGGCTAG
- the rpmA gene encoding 50S ribosomal protein L27 has product MAHKKGASSSSNGRDSESKRLGVKRFGGQQVKAGEILVRQRGTKFHPGENVGRGGDDTLFALAAGSVQFGIKRNRRIVNIVPADGAGVSAEVLEAAEAAGVVEEATA; this is encoded by the coding sequence ATGGCACACAAGAAGGGCGCATCCAGCTCCTCGAACGGTCGTGACTCTGAGTCCAAGCGCCTCGGTGTGAAGCGCTTCGGTGGCCAGCAGGTCAAGGCCGGCGAGATCCTCGTCCGCCAGCGCGGCACCAAGTTCCACCCCGGCGAGAACGTCGGCCGCGGCGGCGACGACACCCTCTTCGCTCTTGCGGCGGGCTCCGTCCAGTTCGGCATTAAGCGCAACCGTCGCATCGTCAACATCGTCCCCGCCGACGGCGCAGGCGTGTCCGCGGAGGTCCTCGAGGCCGCCGAGGCCGCGGGCGTTGTCGAGGAGGCGACGGCCTAA
- the rplU gene encoding 50S ribosomal protein L21 translates to MYAIVKTGGKQYKVAEGDLVKVEKLEGEAGAKVALTPVLLVDGADVTSGADALSKVNVEAEIVEHGKGKKIDILKYKNKTGYKVRQGHRQPLTTIKITGIK, encoded by the coding sequence ATGTACGCGATCGTCAAGACCGGCGGCAAGCAGTACAAGGTTGCCGAGGGCGACCTGGTCAAGGTCGAGAAGCTCGAGGGTGAAGCTGGCGCCAAGGTTGCGCTCACCCCGGTCCTTCTCGTCGATGGCGCAGATGTCACCTCCGGCGCGGACGCACTGTCCAAGGTCAACGTGGAGGCCGAGATCGTCGAGCACGGCAAGGGCAAGAAGATCGACATCCTCAAGTACAAGAACAAGACCGGCTACAAGGTTCGCCAGGGCCACCGCCAGCCGCTGACCACCATCAAGATCACCGGAATCAAGTAA
- a CDS encoding translation initiation factor IF-2 N-terminal domain-containing protein: MASKDNSTKKRTSAARDFDRSQLSEKTRVFQLAKQLGLPSKDLVVALNELGLVKVAQSTLTKAEAEQLLDALAADTGEDDEKIRRRVRKDVENEINQIEEKVDAELASEEPLTNVEPEVTPAPEATESSAHAPLFKPPARAERRRASRPADESVAQKEAEQEEKAEEVDVIDEPRGIKGSARLEAQRRRRSERREEGRKRSRIVSQAEFLARRESVTRTMVVRERDRRDGQGRITQVGVLEDGLLVEHFVTSEQHASLIGNIYLGRVQNVLPSMEAAFIDIGQGRNGVLYAGEVDWKAAGLGGRSRRIEQALKSGDQVVVQVTKDPVGHKGARLSTQISLAGRYLVYVPGGRSAGISRKLPAPERKRLKEILGRVVPGKGGAIIRTAAENVPEEAIAADVSRLHSQWEEIQDTAEKEKKSKGAKPVTLYEEPNLLVKVVRDLFNDDFTELVVDGKRPWNVVHAYVSSVAPDLQDRLVKYNRGEHDGADAFEAYRIDEQIQKALSRTVWLPSGGTLVIDKTEAMTVIDVNTGKFTGSGGSLEETVTRNNLEAAEEIVRQMRLRDLGGMIIVDFIDMILPENQELVLRRLKEALGRDRTRHQVSEVTSLGLVQMTRKRLGTGLLETFSTPCETCGGRGLLLSEDPVDEAPRPDETDAKEKERTAPSSDDALRELADSVVSSGEKERESDAEEAAESAPNRGRRRGRRGGGRGRGRENGPAKDSPEKDSPEKDSPEKANAEKQRTGTNGSAAYEEAVKEFESSPRRKRRTRGNSRSDHAPRPEDFAESASEAEAQPAAEEKKNPQRRGRRRAVRRASSTAGQSKPTPERSQGSSKAKEKNKKGKESAAPAASRGRGRRRATRRRTS, from the coding sequence GTGGCATCGAAGGATAACTCAACAAAGAAGCGAACGAGCGCTGCCCGCGACTTTGACCGCTCGCAGCTGTCCGAGAAGACCCGCGTGTTTCAGCTGGCCAAGCAGCTCGGGCTGCCCTCGAAGGACCTCGTGGTCGCGCTCAACGAGCTCGGCCTGGTCAAGGTCGCCCAGTCCACCCTGACGAAGGCCGAGGCCGAGCAGCTTCTCGACGCCCTCGCGGCCGATACCGGCGAAGACGACGAGAAGATCCGCCGCCGCGTGCGCAAGGACGTGGAAAACGAGATCAACCAGATCGAGGAGAAGGTCGACGCCGAGCTCGCCTCCGAGGAGCCGCTGACCAACGTCGAACCGGAGGTGACCCCCGCGCCGGAGGCAACCGAGTCTTCCGCCCACGCCCCGCTGTTCAAGCCCCCCGCCCGCGCCGAGCGCCGCCGCGCGAGCCGGCCCGCGGACGAGAGCGTGGCGCAGAAGGAGGCGGAGCAGGAAGAAAAGGCGGAGGAGGTCGACGTCATCGACGAGCCCCGGGGCATCAAGGGCTCCGCGCGGCTCGAGGCGCAGCGCCGCCGCCGCTCGGAGCGGCGCGAGGAGGGGCGCAAGCGCAGCCGCATCGTCTCGCAGGCGGAGTTCCTCGCGCGCCGCGAGTCCGTGACCCGCACGATGGTCGTGCGCGAGCGCGACCGCCGCGACGGGCAGGGGCGCATTACCCAGGTGGGTGTGCTCGAGGACGGGCTGCTCGTCGAGCACTTTGTCACCTCGGAGCAGCACGCCTCGCTGATCGGCAACATCTACCTCGGCCGCGTGCAGAACGTCCTGCCGAGCATGGAGGCCGCCTTCATCGACATCGGCCAGGGCCGCAACGGCGTGCTCTACGCCGGGGAGGTGGACTGGAAGGCCGCGGGCCTCGGCGGGCGCTCGCGGCGCATCGAGCAGGCGTTGAAGTCGGGCGACCAGGTTGTGGTCCAGGTGACGAAGGACCCCGTCGGGCACAAGGGCGCGCGCCTGAGCACCCAGATTTCGCTTGCCGGCCGCTACCTCGTCTACGTCCCCGGCGGGCGCAGCGCCGGGATCTCGCGTAAGTTGCCCGCACCGGAGCGCAAGCGCCTCAAAGAGATTCTCGGCAGGGTGGTGCCCGGCAAGGGCGGGGCGATCATCCGCACTGCCGCCGAGAACGTGCCCGAGGAGGCGATCGCCGCCGACGTGAGCCGGCTGCACTCGCAGTGGGAGGAGATCCAGGACACCGCGGAGAAGGAGAAGAAGTCCAAGGGGGCGAAGCCCGTCACCCTCTACGAGGAGCCGAACCTCCTGGTTAAGGTGGTCCGCGACCTGTTCAACGACGACTTCACCGAGCTCGTCGTGGACGGCAAGCGCCCCTGGAACGTCGTCCATGCCTACGTCAGCTCCGTTGCCCCCGACCTCCAGGACCGGCTGGTGAAGTACAACCGCGGCGAGCACGACGGCGCCGACGCCTTTGAGGCCTACCGCATCGACGAGCAGATCCAGAAGGCCCTGTCGCGCACCGTGTGGCTGCCTTCCGGGGGCACGCTGGTGATTGACAAGACGGAGGCGATGACCGTCATCGACGTCAACACCGGAAAGTTCACCGGCTCCGGCGGCTCGCTCGAGGAGACCGTCACCCGCAACAACCTGGAGGCCGCCGAAGAAATCGTGCGCCAGATGAGGCTGCGCGACCTGGGCGGGATGATCATCGTCGACTTCATCGACATGATCCTGCCCGAAAACCAGGAGCTGGTCCTGCGCCGTCTGAAGGAGGCGCTCGGGCGCGACCGCACCCGCCACCAGGTCTCGGAGGTCACCTCCCTCGGCCTGGTGCAGATGACGCGCAAGCGCCTCGGCACCGGCTTGCTCGAGACCTTCTCCACTCCCTGCGAGACCTGCGGCGGCCGGGGCCTGCTGCTCAGCGAGGACCCCGTCGACGAGGCACCGCGCCCCGACGAAACGGACGCCAAGGAGAAGGAGCGCACAGCGCCCTCCAGCGACGACGCGCTGCGCGAGCTCGCCGATTCCGTGGTGAGCAGCGGCGAGAAGGAGCGCGAGAGCGACGCGGAGGAGGCGGCCGAGTCCGCCCCCAACCGCGGCAGGCGCCGCGGGCGCCGAGGAGGCGGGCGCGGCCGCGGGCGCGAGAACGGCCCGGCCAAGGACAGCCCAGAAAAGGACAGCCCAGAAAAGGACAGCCCCGAAAAGGCCAACGCAGAGAAGCAGCGCACCGGGACGAACGGCTCCGCGGCCTACGAGGAGGCCGTCAAGGAGTTCGAGTCCTCCCCGCGGCGCAAGCGGCGCACCCGGGGCAACTCCCGCTCCGACCACGCGCCGCGCCCGGAGGACTTCGCCGAGAGCGCTTCCGAGGCCGAGGCCCAGCCTGCGGCGGAGGAGAAGAAGAATCCGCAGCGGCGTGGCCGCCGCCGCGCGGTGCGGCGCGCCAGCAGCACCGCTGGCCAGTCGAAGCCGACCCCCGAACGCAGCCAGGGCAGCTCCAAGGCGAAGGAAAAGAACAAGAAGGGCAAGGAATCCGCGGCCCCGGCTGCCTCCCGGGGCAGGGGCCGGCGCCGGGCGACGCGGAGGCGGACGTCGTAA
- a CDS encoding TetR/AcrR family transcriptional regulator, with amino-acid sequence MSNDIRGAEQARAVSKRKAILDAATSLMVAGGLRRVTHRQVAAQANVPVGSVGYYYSSREQLIEVCFAQIHERRLDVARRILAEAAPGRSAAEVADDVIAIATAGDPEGVPGLIYSVVDAQRELEGPRRARVGEHVRKALELIDDLLERSGFSTITARDATFALIGAGVLADPERENLHGSARSAVIAALTPAL; translated from the coding sequence GTGAGCAACGATATCCGCGGCGCCGAACAGGCACGGGCAGTGAGCAAGCGCAAGGCGATCCTCGACGCGGCTACCTCGCTTATGGTCGCCGGTGGCCTGCGCCGCGTGACACACCGGCAGGTTGCGGCGCAAGCCAACGTACCTGTCGGGTCCGTTGGCTACTACTACTCCAGCCGCGAGCAGCTCATCGAGGTCTGCTTCGCCCAGATCCACGAGCGCCGCCTCGACGTTGCCCGCCGGATCCTCGCCGAGGCCGCGCCCGGGCGCAGCGCTGCCGAGGTCGCGGACGACGTCATCGCGATCGCCACAGCGGGCGACCCCGAGGGGGTGCCCGGCCTGATCTATTCCGTCGTCGACGCGCAGCGCGAGCTCGAGGGCCCGCGCCGGGCGCGCGTCGGAGAGCACGTGCGCAAGGCGCTTGAGCTTATCGACGACCTCCTCGAGCGCTCCGGCTTTTCCACCATCACCGCCCGGGACGCCACCTTCGCGCTCATCGGCGCGGGCGTGCTCGCGGACCCGGAGCGCGAAAACCTCCACGGCAGCGCCCGTTCCGCCGTGATCGCCGCGCTCACGCCCGCGCTCTAG
- a CDS encoding alkaline phosphatase D family protein, translating to MSSTFFSRFSLPRRNFLVGSGVAAASVAVGPSAAAQSSGSSGPVTGARPLPGAPESQYSHFMHGVASGDPTPESVILWTRVTVSPDALPGTGIGPDVPVSWEVATTPKFTEIVRSGEVTASAASDHTVHVDPHGLAPATVYYYRFAYNGVYSPMGRTKTAPAYDAELDQLSFAVASCANWESGYFAAYRDMAERGERGEFDAVVFLGDYIYEYPVGEYAGKSGVARPHSPAHETITLADYRTRHGRYRQDLNLQRAHASAPWIVVWDDHETANDAWREGAENHTEGAEGSFIARRDAGQQAYFEWLPVRATRPSEGGHIYRSLQFGNLVNLTMMDLRTYRDEPPSPVNAYEEGRTMLGAEQFEWLAASVRSSTAKWNVMGNSVMVSPMVLGRMPETSSNAVIANQMLGRFSKLVTGVPLNPDQWDGYASARAQLFDVLAGEDANVLFLTGDIHSEWANSVVHNGRELGCELVTSSISAPNVDEWITETVHIYTPQRNPITRLAEDFVRGQNPWVKHVDLDSHGYAVARIRPQEVAMEYYRVSDVEHPEAAVGLALSKLWRVGAGFVS from the coding sequence GTGTCGTCTACCTTCTTTTCCCGTTTTTCCCTTCCCCGTCGTAACTTCCTCGTTGGCTCGGGTGTGGCCGCCGCAAGCGTCGCGGTCGGCCCCAGCGCCGCGGCCCAGTCCTCCGGCTCCTCGGGGCCCGTCACGGGGGCACGCCCGCTGCCCGGGGCCCCCGAATCGCAGTACTCTCACTTCATGCACGGCGTCGCCTCGGGCGACCCGACGCCCGAGTCCGTCATCCTCTGGACCCGCGTCACCGTCAGCCCCGACGCGCTTCCGGGCACGGGCATCGGCCCGGACGTGCCCGTGAGCTGGGAGGTCGCCACCACCCCGAAGTTCACCGAAATCGTCCGCAGCGGCGAGGTCACCGCCTCCGCCGCTTCCGATCACACGGTGCACGTCGACCCGCACGGCCTCGCGCCGGCGACGGTGTACTACTACCGCTTCGCCTACAACGGCGTGTACTCCCCGATGGGCCGCACGAAGACAGCCCCCGCGTACGACGCCGAGCTGGATCAGCTCTCCTTCGCCGTCGCGTCCTGCGCGAACTGGGAGTCCGGCTACTTCGCCGCCTACCGGGACATGGCCGAGCGCGGCGAGCGCGGCGAGTTCGACGCCGTGGTCTTCCTCGGCGATTACATCTACGAGTACCCCGTCGGCGAGTATGCCGGCAAGAGCGGCGTGGCGCGCCCCCACTCCCCGGCGCACGAGACCATCACGCTGGCGGATTACCGCACCCGCCACGGGCGCTACCGCCAGGACCTCAACCTGCAGCGCGCCCACGCGTCCGCCCCCTGGATCGTGGTGTGGGACGACCACGAGACGGCCAACGACGCCTGGCGCGAGGGCGCGGAGAACCACACCGAGGGTGCCGAGGGCAGCTTCATCGCGCGCCGCGACGCCGGCCAGCAGGCCTACTTTGAGTGGCTTCCGGTGCGCGCGACCCGCCCGTCCGAGGGCGGCCACATCTACCGCAGCCTGCAGTTCGGCAACCTGGTCAACCTGACGATGATGGACCTGCGCACCTACCGCGACGAGCCGCCCTCACCGGTCAATGCCTACGAGGAGGGCCGCACGATGCTGGGCGCGGAGCAGTTCGAGTGGCTCGCCGCCTCCGTGCGTTCCTCGACGGCGAAGTGGAACGTGATGGGCAACTCCGTCATGGTCTCGCCGATGGTGCTCGGCCGTATGCCGGAGACGAGCTCGAACGCGGTGATCGCCAACCAGATGCTGGGGCGCTTTTCCAAGCTCGTCACGGGCGTGCCGCTGAACCCGGACCAGTGGGACGGCTACGCCTCCGCCAGGGCGCAGCTTTTCGACGTCCTCGCGGGCGAGGACGCCAACGTCCTCTTCCTCACCGGCGACATCCACAGCGAGTGGGCCAACTCTGTCGTCCACAACGGCCGCGAGCTGGGGTGCGAGCTGGTGACGTCGTCGATTAGCGCGCCCAACGTGGACGAGTGGATCACGGAGACTGTGCACATCTACACCCCGCAGCGAAACCCGATTACGCGCCTGGCCGAGGACTTCGTGCGAGGGCAGAACCCGTGGGTTAAGCACGTCGACCTCGACTCGCACGGCTACGCCGTCGCCCGCATCCGGCCGCAGGAGGTGGCGATGGAGTACTACCGCGTCTCGGATGTGGAGCACCCCGAGGCAGCCGTGGGGTTGGCTTTGAGCAAGCTGTGGCGTGTGGGCGCCGGCTTCGTGTCCTAG
- the ndk gene encoding nucleoside-diphosphate kinase: protein MTERTLILIKPDGVANGHVGEIISRIERKGLRLVELDLRTADRETAEAHYAEHKDKPFFGELVDFITSAPLIAGIVEGESAIAAWRQLAGGTHPVEKATPGTIRGDFALTVNENVVHGSDSPESAEREIAIWFPNK from the coding sequence ATGACTGAACGCACTCTTATCCTCATCAAGCCGGACGGCGTGGCTAACGGCCACGTCGGCGAGATCATCTCCCGCATCGAACGCAAGGGCCTGCGCCTGGTGGAGCTGGACCTGCGTACCGCGGACCGCGAGACCGCCGAGGCGCACTACGCGGAGCACAAGGACAAGCCCTTCTTCGGAGAGCTCGTGGACTTCATCACCTCCGCCCCGCTCATCGCGGGCATCGTCGAGGGGGAATCCGCCATCGCCGCGTGGCGCCAGCTCGCCGGCGGTACCCACCCGGTGGAAAAGGCCACCCCGGGCACCATCCGCGGCGACTTCGCGCTGACGGTCAACGAGAACGTCGTCCACGGCTCCGACTCGCCGGAGTCCGCCGAGCGCGAGATCGCGATCTGGTTCCCCAACAAGTAG
- a CDS encoding AMP-binding protein, with the protein MIYSSPYPSLNYPSTDVFSLAFGDLSEADASLPAITELTTGVTATYGELKQYAESIAGELASRGIGQGDVVTLQVPNSINFVAGLFGIWRAGATVNPVGMLMNQADVEHIVEASESKLFIGPTNLEDIPQIFSMELNSIQKQGHAAPDITIDPDAVAAVPFSSGTTGLPKGVQLTHRNLTSNMVQVVDMLERCGVSEHAPTLSVLPFSHIYGLTVLMLAPLCRRQHLFTMPKFDLELFLRSHGEHDIELTFIAPPMAIAMAKAPSIDPAWFSASALMVTAAAPIDAPIMRAVEDRLDTKMVQGWGMTEASPLVTLNLHGDADHSTVGKPVADTELRIVNIDTLEDVPEGEEGEVLVRGPQVMKGYLNNEEATATTLIEGGWLRTGDIARVLEDGGLRIIDRAKEVIKYKGYQVAPAELEALLLTHPDVADVGVVGKERDGLEIPRAFVVKRAGANVTAEDLIDWVAERVTPYKKVRAVEFLPEIPKNPTGKILRRELREIP; encoded by the coding sequence ATGATCTACTCGAGCCCCTACCCCAGCCTGAACTACCCCAGCACCGATGTGTTCAGCCTGGCCTTCGGCGACCTCTCCGAGGCCGACGCCTCCCTGCCCGCCATCACGGAGCTAACCACCGGCGTCACCGCCACCTACGGGGAACTCAAGCAGTACGCGGAGTCCATCGCCGGCGAGCTCGCCTCCCGAGGCATCGGCCAAGGCGACGTGGTCACGCTGCAGGTACCCAACTCCATCAACTTCGTTGCCGGCCTCTTCGGCATCTGGCGCGCCGGCGCCACCGTCAACCCCGTCGGAATGCTGATGAACCAGGCCGACGTGGAGCACATCGTGGAGGCCTCCGAGTCCAAGCTCTTCATCGGCCCGACCAACCTCGAGGACATCCCCCAGATCTTCTCCATGGAGCTCAACTCCATCCAGAAGCAGGGACACGCGGCCCCCGACATCACCATCGACCCCGACGCGGTCGCCGCCGTCCCGTTCTCCTCCGGCACGACGGGCCTGCCCAAGGGCGTCCAGCTGACCCACCGGAACCTCACCTCGAACATGGTGCAGGTCGTCGACATGCTCGAGCGCTGCGGCGTCAGCGAACACGCGCCCACGCTCAGCGTCCTGCCGTTTTCCCACATCTACGGCCTGACCGTGCTCATGCTCGCCCCACTGTGCCGCCGCCAGCACCTGTTCACCATGCCGAAGTTCGACCTCGAGCTCTTCCTGCGCTCGCACGGCGAACACGACATCGAGCTGACCTTCATCGCCCCGCCCATGGCCATCGCGATGGCGAAAGCCCCCTCCATCGACCCGGCATGGTTCAGCGCCTCCGCGCTCATGGTCACGGCAGCCGCGCCTATCGACGCCCCCATCATGCGCGCCGTCGAAGACCGCCTGGACACCAAGATGGTGCAGGGCTGGGGCATGACCGAGGCGTCCCCGCTGGTCACGCTGAACCTGCACGGGGACGCGGACCACTCGACCGTCGGCAAGCCCGTGGCCGACACCGAGCTGCGCATCGTCAACATCGACACCCTCGAGGACGTGCCAGAGGGCGAGGAGGGCGAGGTGCTCGTCCGCGGCCCGCAGGTGATGAAGGGCTACCTCAACAACGAGGAGGCGACGGCGACAACGCTCATCGAGGGCGGCTGGCTGCGCACCGGCGACATCGCCCGCGTTCTCGAGGACGGCGGCCTGCGCATCATCGACCGAGCCAAGGAAGTGATCAAGTACAAGGGCTACCAGGTCGCGCCGGCGGAGCTCGAGGCGCTCTTGCTCACCCACCCCGACGTTGCCGACGTGGGCGTGGTGGGCAAAGAGCGCGACGGCCTGGAGATCCCGCGCGCCTTCGTGGTCAAGCGCGCGGGCGCCAACGTCACCGCCGAGGACCTCATCGACTGGGTCGCCGAGCGCGTCACCCCGTACAAGAAGGTCCGCGCGGTCGAGTTTCTTCCCGAGATCCCGAAGAACCCCACCGGTAAGATCCTGCGCCGCGAGCTGCGGGAAATCCCCTAG